In Schizosaccharomyces osmophilus chromosome 1, complete sequence, the genomic window TCGTTTGAGTTCCTGTTTAGACCATTACGTCTTCCAGAAGATATCAAAGACTTTTGCAAACATGTTCCACCGTTTGAATTGTGTCTAGTAGGTTGTGATGTCTTTTATGGGACTTTAGCGAATCTGATTGATGTTATATCTAGAAGCAAGATAGAAGCAGCCTTACAACggttttttcaagaagtcTTTGAAGTGAAAGATTtaatcttgcttttttccaCACTTTCAGTGGTATTCAAGCAAAGTGGATTGCCGGTGATGATTTTGAGTTATTGTGAGAGTGTACATCTTACCCCAAAACAATTAGCAGAAGAATATAATCAAAAAACTGAAGAGCTTATTTCGTTGAATGGTTTATTTCATAACCCGAAATCCATCGAAACATTGCAGCACCTTGTTTTCCACGCAGCATTGGAATTTACGGATCCTAGACCTGACAGTATTTCCAATTTAACTAGGGCTATACAATTTCTAAACCTCATTAATGTACGGGGGTTTATCAGTGAAACAAGTAATGAGGAAGTTTGGAAATTGACATTGGCTATAAAAAAGTTGGACTCATTGATctgtattttctttcacgGTTCTCCCTTTTTGCAGCATGACATCGCTGAAGTACAATTGTTTCGACTCAATGACGGTTTTACAGAAACTGTTTACCAAAGATTGCTTAGCGAACTCTGTATTGAGGGTTTGAAATTATATAAAAGTACCACTTGTTTACCAGTTGAGGATTACCTTTCGAATATCAATGGGACTGAGGTGAAGTTATCTTTATTATCAATGGAAATTGACTTGAAGACTTATTCTCCACTGAATTCAATATCAAAGTtccaatctttttttcttaaatctGTATTATGGACAATTAAAGCGATACTATACTTGCCGGTTATAAGTCTGGATAATCAAAGTGTAAAGGAAATGATAgtattgaaagaaaaattagcAGAATCAGTTATCTATAGCTTTCGGCTGATTGTGGATTCGATCAAGGAAATAACCCAAGTTGGTTTGCAACATTTCTACTTCTTTGAGGCAGTGAAGAGAGTGTTAACACTTGCAGTTTGCCGAAACGAAAATCATTCTTACAAATTTGAGTTGTTTGATTCGTTGGATGTGATGAAAGGGCTAGCTCCAAAGCTAGATCTGAGCTTCTCTATAACAATAATCGACGAGTTGATGgtttttttaaactttgtttaccaaaaagaTTCTAATCAAGATGGCGATCATGAAGGAACGATTGATACTGAAATCAGTAATTTTTGTGAATTCCTCATGTCGAATTATTACGATAATCCGCTTTTATTGTAAAAGCTATTTGCCAGTTATTTATTGTGATTTTCAGTAACTTTATATAGGAAAGTTATAGTTTAAGGTTTAAAATTAGGATCATAGCGCTATTTTCTTATTGTAATTTACACTAGATTTTTTGACTCGtttataatttttgatactttttaactttttgaGAAGGGACATGCTTCAATTCCCCTCTCTTCTTAAATAATAAGAGTTAATGCGAAGATGAGAGCTTCACtgtaaaattaaaagaaactgTTTGTTACCAAGTCTTAACAACGGGTAATGGAAAATGATGACCAGTTTAATCAGTATACCTAAACCAGGCATCTTAGCCGGTTGCTCAAAGTATTTTAATTCCTCCATGCGAGACGAGACATTCCTGTTCACTTTATTCACTTACCTGAaacgtttgtttacaataGAATATTATTCCATTTTAAAACCACAGATCGTACCTGTTGAGTTTATATAACtatcctttttcttaaCAACTTCTATTAGTTAAAacctttcaattttctaGGTAATAGCATCCACCGTTTTACCACATTCGTTTTCCTCTAAAAACATGCAACATGCGACGCCAAGATTGGCTGTAGATTTCGGAAAGAAGCGAATTACAGCAAGATTCAATTTGACCGTGCTTTTAAATTCTCACCGAAACATAGCTCCAATACGCAGCGcaatattgaaaaagaaccaaTTATTCCATTGGTTGCTCCTTCATGTTCTTATTATTAATTTCATCCATTGATCTACTTGACGCTGTTTCAGTATTCCTGTTTCTTCCcctaaattttttgaattttgtaGACACAAACACAAGTTAACGTTTGTAAATGTTCTTTCTACAGTTACTTAACTCTCCATACCGGTAATAATGTCGAATTTGCAAGGTAATCGTCAGACACAATGTTTTTGATCGGACTAGTACTGCGGACTGCATGgttctttttggtatttcATGCACACAGCTTCCTCCATTCCATAGAACCAAAgcgtttaaaaaaaatgttttggaGCATGTATACCATCCTCAGTGATGTAAAGAACGGCTGAAAGGTAAACATGGTATCTTGAAGAAAGACTTGTATAACAGGTAAGTTTTTTATCTAATAGAAGATCTTGATTACTTGCTGGACGGTAATTGTAAAAAACTGCTTCCTCTCGTTTTTCGGAACATAAGTCAACAGTGCAAGGAACTTTTTCTACAGCATGATAGGAATGTTTGGCACTCATATTTGGTTGCGCGCCAAAAGTAAGCCTTTGGAGGAACGTAGCGCTTTGGCCCTACGACTGCGAAGGATTTAGCGAATGCTGGCTTCCGTGTTACCATTAAGCACTCCTGCCAGCATGCATTCAAGGATCCTGGAAAAATACACACCGTTATGCTTGTATATACGGTTCTTTCTGAAAACGACGACAGTCCTCTCAATCATATGATATCCCAGTTCGCTCGTTGTTATAAAAGCCAAAAAGGTTGGCAGGAAGTTTCGTCGCGTTTTCTTCGGGCAACGGTCTTCTTTATGGCTGGACTCTTTTAAGACGCTGATGGCCGTCGTGTTGCTGCTATTGGTTTCCATGCAGGCTTTGCTGGATATGCTATATCTTGTTTGGTCTAGGCTCATCAAATCTTGCATCCCAAGAAGTCTTTTGGTTCCGTCCGTTTCCCAAATAGATGACTCTTGTGCGTTACGATGCTCATCAAGTTCGTCTTGCTCTCCGTAAGAATACCAACCAGTATTCTTGCATCCTGGTCAACGGCGCTCGCGGACGATGCGGTAGCGACTTTAATAATATCCTTCGTTGGGATATCAACGAGACTAAGAAGGGTGGTCCCTTCCGTGAAATTACTGAATCTGACTATTTGGAAACTGCATCTATTTCAATGCTTAATTCCAAAGTTTTGCCCCGTTGATTCTCTTAACGTCTCTCGCCGCAAGTTGCGCGTAGTATACGATGTTAGCTGCGATATTACCACTTCGAGCAATCCCATCCCGACCTACAATGCGAACACTACATTCGACCACCCAATTGTTCCAGTTGACGAAATCAAGGCACCCTTTTTTTAGAAGTAATCTCCATTGATCAATCTCCTACTTTGCTTCCTAGAGAACCTTCGGAAGTTTTTACCAAGGCTCTCCTTCCCAGctgtttttgctttaaagCAAATCACGCTCTGGTCTGGCTGAGATTTTATAACAAATTTCCCTCATACTTTTTCCcttcgatttttttatctGTAGTCCGACTAAGAACTTgtgataaaaagaatacatCGGAGATTTCAAGCGAAGTCCGAAGTCCGAAACACGCAAACAGTAAATATAAGCCATAATTGAACGCTTTAAAGGCATacaattttcaaaatatacAGTCTATTTACTTCAAACCTTTCTACTAGGTTCTCATGCTTTTGTAAAGcatattttgtttgctgACAATTTGAGATCGCGTCTTGAAATATCGAGTAATGGTTTTAGAACAAGATGTTTTTGGTTACATACCTAATAATAGACTAGCAGGAATAGCCATAGCTTTGTTCatcattgcttttcttctgcAAATAGGAATGTTAATAAAGAAGCGAAAAAACATTGTTTGGGTGCCTTTAGTGGGAACATTTGGAGAACTTGCAGGTTGGATATGCAGAGCTTATGCTC contains:
- a CDS encoding Alanine dehydrogenase/PNT, C-terminal domain, with translation MTLVRYDAHQVRLALRKNTNQYSCILVNGARGRCGSDFNNILRWDINETKKGGPFREITESDYLETASISMLNSKVLPR
- a CDS encoding DNA-binding transcription factor, zf-fungal binuclear cluster type (predicted) — encoded protein: MDSSQNLAQQKSSKSSRIKSCNNCRKKKLKCDKKLPCSRCVRKKEDATCNYESYIAEARSLRNTKSPTEEVSYSGENSIEESLVSANRQRSGRLSYSGLSTLMDQFMKENIHSNHSFEFLFRPLRLPEDIKDFCKHVPPFELCLVGCDVFYGTLANLIDVISRSKIEAALQRFFQEVFEVKDLILLFSTLSVVFKQSGLPVMILSYCESVHLTPKQLAEEYNQKTEELISLNGLFHNPKSIETLQHLVFHAALEFTDPRPDSISNLTRAIQFLNLINVRGFISETSNEEVWKLTLAIKKLDSLICIFFHGSPFLQHDIAEVQLFRLNDGFTETVYQRLLSELCIEGLKLYKSTTCLPVEDYLSNINGTEVKLSLLSMEIDLKTYSPLNSISKFQSFFLKSVLWTIKAILYLPVISLDNQSVKEMIVLKEKLAESVIYSFRLIVDSIKEITQVGLQHFYFFEAVKRVLTLAVCRNENHSYKFELFDSLDVMKGLAPKLDLSFSITIIDELMVFLNFVYQKDSNQDGDHEGTIDTEISNFCEFLMSNYYDNPLLL